The Poseidonibacter lekithochrous region CTAGGATTTGCACAAGCAAAAGACAAAGATTATAGTGCAAGTATAGAAGGTGAGCAGGCTTTAAAAGTTGGAGTAAATCAAATAAATGTATCAATTAAAAGTAAAACTATTCCAGTATATAACGCAGATGTAAAACTAAAAGTATTCCAAGAAAACAATAAAATCATAACTTATAAAACAAAAAAAATAAACAAAAAAGGAAAATATGTGTTTAATGTAAATCTAGAACAAAAAGGAATATATAACTATCTTTTATCTTATAATCGAATGGGTGGAGTAATACATAGAGTTAGAGGGGATTGGGAAATTAAATAAAAAAGAGAATAACTCTCTTTTTTATCTTTTTTTCTTATTTCAATTCAATCTCAATTATAAAAACCAAAAAAAAATCTAAATTTTAAATTTTCTAAAAAATCTATTAGAACTCCTAAATACTCACATTTAAGCATTACAATAGCCTTTAATTTCATTACTATACTTTAGGTAAGTAACATTACTTTAAGTTTGTAGCCATTATAATTTTCAGTAACAAAGAAAAAAAAGGACAATTAAATGAATACATCAGATTCAAAACAAAAGACTATTGAATTAGCATATTTAATCTTGAGGCTTACCATGGGTGCAAACATGTTTGTACATGGAATAGTTAGAATTCCAAAACTTGATAGTTTTAATATATGGATGGTTGAATATTTCCAAGATACATTTCTACCAGATTTCCTAGTGAGTTTATTAGCTTATTCAATTCCATTTGTTGAACTTGCAGTAGGTATTTTCTTAATTGTAGGTTTATTTACAAGACAAGCTTTACTTATTGGTGCTTTATTAATGGCTATATTAGTATTTGGCTCTTGCCTAAAAGAGAATTGGGAATGGGCAGCTTTCCAAATGATATACGCACTATTTTTCTTTACCCTTTCATACTTAATTGAATTAAATAAATTTTCTATAGATTCAATAAGATGCAAAAGTTCGGCAAATAAGGATGAGAAATGAAAGTAATAGGTTTTAAAACTTCACTTGATATAGAAAAAGAAGAAAGTCTGATTAGTTTTGAAAAACAAAAACCAACAGCAGAAAACTTTGATGTTTTAGTTGAAGTAAATGCAGTATCAGTAAACCCAGCAGATGCAAAAATCAGAATTAGAAGTGCAAAAGACATCACTTTAGATAATGCCAAAATACTTGGTTACGACGCAGTTGGAGTTATAAAAGAGATTGGAAAAGATGTTAGTGATTTCAAAATTGGTGACAGGATTTTTTATGCTGGTGATGTTTCAAGAGATGGTTCAAATGCTCAATATCAATTAGTTGATTCAAGAATTATTGCAAAAGCTCCCTCAAGTCTAAATGATATTGAAGCCTCAGTTCTTCCCTTAACTTCACTTACAGGATGGGAGGCACTTTTTGATAGATTAAAAGTCTCAGCATTTGAAAAAAAGACATTATTAATAATTGGTGGAGCAGGAGGAGTTGGATCAATAACTACTCAAATAGCTAAAGAGTTAACAAACCTAACAGTTATTACAACGGCTTCAAGAGAAGAAACTATAGCTTGGTCTAAATCTATGGGTGCAGATTATGTAGCAAACCACAAAGACTTAATAAATTCAGTTAAAAGCTTAGGTTTTGAAAATGTTGATTATATTTTTAATACAGCAGACACGATAGGACATTGGGATGCAATGGCTGAATTAATTGCTCCACAAGGGATGATAGCTTCTATTGTTGAATTCGATGGAAATGTGAACCTTAGTAAACTTCAAGGAAAATCAGCAGGTTTTGTATGGGAACTTATGTTTACTCGTAGTTTATTTAAAACAGAGGATATGAAAAAACAACATCAAATACTATCTCAAATTTCTAGCTTAGTTGATTGTGGAAGAATAAAAACAACATTAACTCAATCAATAAATGGATTTACAGTAGAGAGTATAAAAGAAGCCCATAGTCAAATAGAAACAGGTAAAACTATTGGGAAAATAGCAATAAATTATAAAGAAGAAGGTAAATAATGAAAAATATAAAAAGAACTATAGTAACGACAGCTTTATTATTAGCATCATATGCTAATGCAAACAAAGTAGAGACAGTACAAACAGTAGCTACATTTACAGAAAGACCTGGAAACTTAACAATCAATAATGAAGGAAGAGTTTTTGTTTCTATTCATCCACTTATAAACCCAGATATTAAACTAGTGGAATTAAGTGCAATTGGAAGTAAAAACAATTATCCAAATGATAAATATTCAAAAGGAAAAGATTCTCTAATCAAAGCAACTATTGCAGTAAAAAGTGATGCAAAAGGCAATTTATGGATTCTTGATTTAGCAAATAAACAATTTGTTGTGTGGGATACTAAAAAAAATAAATTAGAAAAAACTATAAAGATTTCAGAAGAAGCAATGGTTAAAGCTAGCTTCTTACAAGATTTTGTTCTTGATGAAAAAAGAAATAGAGCAATTATTGCAGATATGTCACAAGGAGATTTAAAAAGCGCTCCTACTCCTGCATTTATTGTTGTAAATACAAAAACAGGCGAATCAAAAAGAGTTGCTCAAAGTCATAAGTCAATGATGCCAGAAATCAAAGATGGATTTGCTTTAAATCCAATTGCAATAGACCCTACATTTACATGGGTTTATTTTGGTTCAATTCATGGGAAAAAAGTATACAGAGTTCCATCAGATAGTTTTGATAATGAAAAAGATGTAATAAAAAATATCAAAGTGTTTGGGCAAAAGTCATATAGTGATGGAATTGCCGTTGATTCAAATGAAAATGTTTATATTACAGATATTGAAAATCAAGCAATTGGAGTAACAAATAAAGATGGATATAAAATCATAGCAACTTTACCAAAAGGGCAAACATGGCCAGATGGATTAGCAATTGCAAATGATGGATATATTTATGCAACAGTAAATCAATTAAATAGAACAGCTGTTTTAAATAATGGTAAAGAAGAAGGTATCTCTCCTTATTTAATTGTAAAAACTAAACTTTTAAAATAAAAAAATAAACTAACTAAAAAGGCAAAAAAATGAAAAATGTATTTAACTCATATGATATGAAAGATTTAAAATTAAAAAATAGAATTTCAATGGCGCCAATGACAAGATCAAGAACAATCAAAGGCGAAGTACCAACAGAAATGAATGCTCAATATTATGCACAAAGAGCAAGTGCAGGCGTTATTATTAGTGAAGCAACACAAATTTCACTACAAGGGCAAGGTTATGCAGATACACCAGGAATTTATACACAAGAACAAATAGATGGTTGGAAAAAAGTAACAAGTGCAGTACATGAAGAAGGAGGGAAAATCATCTTACAACTTTGGCATGTAGGAAGAGTTTCTAGTTCAAAAGTAAATGGATTACAACCTATTGGCCCTTCACCACTTATTGCAAAAGATACACAAGTTTATATTTTTGATACAGCACAAAGTAAAGATGCAACGATGATTCCAGTAGAAGAGCCTAAAGAGATGAGTAACGATGATATTACACAAGTAATTGAAGAGTTTAGAATAGCTGCTAAGAATGCAATTGAAGCAGGATTTGATGGAGTTGAAATTCATGGGGCAAATGGATATTTACTTGATCAATTCTTAAGAAGTAATTCAAATAGAAGAAGTGATAGATATGGTGGAAATAAAGAAAATAGAATCAAACTTTTATTAGAAATCACAAAAGAAGTAATTGATGAAATTGGAGAAGATAAAACAGGTGTTAGATTATCACCATTTATTAAATTTAAAGATATGGATGATCCAGAAATTCTTGATACATTTATGTTAGCTGCAAAAGAATTAAATGAATTAGATATTTTATATATTCATTTATGTGAAGCAGACTGGGATGATGCACCTCAGATTCCAGAATCATTTAGAAAAGAATTAAGAGCAGCTTTTAAAAATACAATTATTGCTACAGGAGGATATAGCCTTGATAAAGCCAATGATGTAGTAAAAAAAGATTTAGTTGATATTGTTGGATTTGGAAGATACTTTATCCCTAACCCAGATTTAGTTAATAGACTAAAAAACAACTACCCTTTAGCCCAAATAAAAGATTCTCATACCCTATTTGGTGGAAGAGATGAAGTAGGATATAGCGATTATTTAAATTATAAGGCGTAGTTTACTATGAACCAATATTTATCCAAGTTTCTACTTGGATAAAATAAAGGATTTAATCATGAAAAGAATATATTTTAAACTTATTAGCATATTTCCAATTGCTATTTCAGTAGGAGTAATGACGTTTATTACTGCATGGTTTTGTAACTTTATGGGATGGACAGTTTGGCTATCTTTTTTAAGTTGGGCATTATATTTCTTACATGGAGGGACTGCACAAAAAGGGCTTAGTGCTTTTATCTCTTTTATCTACGGTATAGCTTTAGCTCAACTTGCAATATGGTATATAAACTATCTCTTCGAAATTTCTCCCCAAGAAGCTTGGTGGTCTACATATATCGTACCTTCTTCTGTATTTATTGTTGCCTCTATTATTACTTTAACAATGAGAATTTATGATTCATGGGCTTCTTTTATTCCTGCTGTTTATATCGGAACTGTTTTTAGATTTGCTTTTATTGATTTATCACTTGCAAATAAAAATATTACTGAAATTGTTCCTGATTTAGTTTTTCCAATTTTATTTGGACTTATTATTGGTTGGTGTACAGTTACATTATTAGTTTTTCTTGATAAAGTTGGATTCGCCCAGTGGCACAGAAGATGGGAAGTGGAGTAGTAAGAACTACACACTTCTAACACATTGTCTTTTTATATAATTCCAAAAAACAAAAGGACAAATATGAAGTTTGAGACAGCTGATATATGTGATGAAAATCAAGATAAAAAGATTCAAGTACTATCATCAGATTATAAAAACTACGGTGGAAGGAAAAAATGTCAAGGCAAAATTATAACAATAAAACTTGACAAAAGTAACTGGAGATTATTAGAACTTTTAAGAGATGAAAAAGGAGAAGGAAGAGTTATTGTAGTTGATAATTCTAAAGCCTTCTATGGAGTAGTTGGCGATAAGCTTATGGCTTTTGCCAAAGAAAATAATTGGGCAGGAATAATTCTAAATGGTTTTGTAAGAGATATAGAGTACACAAAAGATATAGATGTATCACTTTTTGCAATAGGTACTTGCCCTTTAAGAAACTTTGAAAAAACAAATTCATCAAGAGGTATTGAATTAAATTTTGATGGAGTAACATTCAATGATGGAGATTATCTTTATGCAGATAATGATGGCGTAATTATCTCTAATGAAAAACTTATTTAAATAAACTAACTAAGAAATGAAGGATAAAGACTATAAAACTTTAAGTTTATATCCTTCATTTATAATGTTTTCAATTACATTTAGAGGAAGTTTTTTTCTAAGTTCTTTAATGAAAACTTTTAAAGCATTTTGTGTCATAAACTTCTCTCCCCAAATATATTCTTGAATCATTTCATAATTAACAATTATATTTTTATTCTCATGTAAAAGCTTCAAAAAATGTTTTTCTTTTTTTCTAATTTCTATTGTTTCATCATTATAAAATAAATGATTGTTTTCTAAATCTAAATATAAATTTTCTATTAAATGTATTTTTTCATTTGTTTCTTTGAAAAGTACAGTTGAGATGGCTTTCATAAGTTTTTCATTTGTTGCTGGTTTTAAAATATAGTGATTAATATTATCATTAATTAGTTCTAATAAATACTCTTCAGTTGAGTATGCACTTAGAATAATAATAGGAGCAGAAAAACTTATTTTTCTGATCTTTTTTACAAGTTCTATTCCATTACCATTATTCATTTCAATATCTAAAATACATAAATCAGGTTTACTCTCCACAAAAAGATCATAACCATCATAACCACAGTTGGCTTCATATACATTTTTAAAATAAAACTTCAAAGTATTTGATAATCTTTTCCTAATTTCATCATCATCTTCTACTACTAATATATTTAAATCTTTTACTTTATTCGCTAATTGTTTCATTTATAATCCTTTATACTTCTATTTTAAATATGGCACCATTTTTATCATTATTTACACTTAAAGAGCCTTCCATATGTTTTTCAATAATCATCTTACTCATATACAAACCTAGCCCTGTACCTTGAGTTTTTTTTGTAGAAAAATATGGTTCAAAAATCATTTCAATATTATCAATTTTTATTCCACCTGCATTATCTTTTACAAAAACTACGGATTTATCTTTTTTTACATCGATAATAAATTCAATTTTTTTATCTTTAATTTCTTTTGATATAAGTTCATCTTTTGCATTAATTAATAAATTCAAAATAACTTGAGAGTATTCTCTCTTATATCCTTTGATTTTTTTGTCTTTAATAACATGAGTATTTAGTTTTATATTTTCATTAGTAAAGGTATCTTTTATTAGAGCTTTAGCATCTTCACAAGCCTTTGATATTAGAAATTCTTCTTTCTTTTTTTCAGGTCTAAAAAAGTTCTTAAAATCCTCAATCGTAAAAGACATATGTTCAATAATAGAAGTGGCATCACTTAAGGAAGTAAGTATATATTTTTTCTTTGCTTTTTTAAACTCTATACTAGTTTCTAGTTCCATAATTATTCCAGATAATTGACTCAAAGGTTGTCGCCATTGATGGGAAATCATATTTATCAAAGTTCCCATACGGGCGAGTCTTGATTGATGTAACATTGCTCGATCTTTTGCTTTTGCTTCTTTTATTGCAAATTCAACTTTATTATTTAGATTTTTATTTAAGTCTT contains the following coding sequences:
- a CDS encoding FixH family protein translates to MKILTNILLVSVLGLGFAQAKDKDYSASIEGEQALKVGVNQINVSIKSKTIPVYNADVKLKVFQENNKIITYKTKKINKKGKYVFNVNLEQKGIYNYLLSYNRMGGVIHRVRGDWEIK
- a CDS encoding DoxX family protein; translated protein: MNTSDSKQKTIELAYLILRLTMGANMFVHGIVRIPKLDSFNIWMVEYFQDTFLPDFLVSLLAYSIPFVELAVGIFLIVGLFTRQALLIGALLMAILVFGSCLKENWEWAAFQMIYALFFFTLSYLIELNKFSIDSIRCKSSANKDEK
- a CDS encoding zinc-binding alcohol dehydrogenase family protein, which produces MKVIGFKTSLDIEKEESLISFEKQKPTAENFDVLVEVNAVSVNPADAKIRIRSAKDITLDNAKILGYDAVGVIKEIGKDVSDFKIGDRIFYAGDVSRDGSNAQYQLVDSRIIAKAPSSLNDIEASVLPLTSLTGWEALFDRLKVSAFEKKTLLIIGGAGGVGSITTQIAKELTNLTVITTASREETIAWSKSMGADYVANHKDLINSVKSLGFENVDYIFNTADTIGHWDAMAELIAPQGMIASIVEFDGNVNLSKLQGKSAGFVWELMFTRSLFKTEDMKKQHQILSQISSLVDCGRIKTTLTQSINGFTVESIKEAHSQIETGKTIGKIAINYKEEGK
- a CDS encoding L-dopachrome tautomerase-related protein, which codes for MKNIKRTIVTTALLLASYANANKVETVQTVATFTERPGNLTINNEGRVFVSIHPLINPDIKLVELSAIGSKNNYPNDKYSKGKDSLIKATIAVKSDAKGNLWILDLANKQFVVWDTKKNKLEKTIKISEEAMVKASFLQDFVLDEKRNRAIIADMSQGDLKSAPTPAFIVVNTKTGESKRVAQSHKSMMPEIKDGFALNPIAIDPTFTWVYFGSIHGKKVYRVPSDSFDNEKDVIKNIKVFGQKSYSDGIAVDSNENVYITDIENQAIGVTNKDGYKIIATLPKGQTWPDGLAIANDGYIYATVNQLNRTAVLNNGKEEGISPYLIVKTKLLK
- a CDS encoding alkene reductase; translated protein: MKNVFNSYDMKDLKLKNRISMAPMTRSRTIKGEVPTEMNAQYYAQRASAGVIISEATQISLQGQGYADTPGIYTQEQIDGWKKVTSAVHEEGGKIILQLWHVGRVSSSKVNGLQPIGPSPLIAKDTQVYIFDTAQSKDATMIPVEEPKEMSNDDITQVIEEFRIAAKNAIEAGFDGVEIHGANGYLLDQFLRSNSNRRSDRYGGNKENRIKLLLEITKEVIDEIGEDKTGVRLSPFIKFKDMDDPEILDTFMLAAKELNELDILYIHLCEADWDDAPQIPESFRKELRAAFKNTIIATGGYSLDKANDVVKKDLVDIVGFGRYFIPNPDLVNRLKNNYPLAQIKDSHTLFGGRDEVGYSDYLNYKA
- a CDS encoding DUF1097 domain-containing protein; its protein translation is MKRIYFKLISIFPIAISVGVMTFITAWFCNFMGWTVWLSFLSWALYFLHGGTAQKGLSAFISFIYGIALAQLAIWYINYLFEISPQEAWWSTYIVPSSVFIVASIITLTMRIYDSWASFIPAVYIGTVFRFAFIDLSLANKNITEIVPDLVFPILFGLIIGWCTVTLLVFLDKVGFAQWHRRWEVE
- the rraA gene encoding ribonuclease E activity regulator RraA, with the translated sequence MKFETADICDENQDKKIQVLSSDYKNYGGRKKCQGKIITIKLDKSNWRLLELLRDEKGEGRVIVVDNSKAFYGVVGDKLMAFAKENNWAGIILNGFVRDIEYTKDIDVSLFAIGTCPLRNFEKTNSSRGIELNFDGVTFNDGDYLYADNDGVIISNEKLI
- a CDS encoding response regulator transcription factor; translated protein: MKQLANKVKDLNILVVEDDDEIRKRLSNTLKFYFKNVYEANCGYDGYDLFVESKPDLCILDIEMNNGNGIELVKKIRKISFSAPIIILSAYSTEEYLLELINDNINHYILKPATNEKLMKAISTVLFKETNEKIHLIENLYLDLENNHLFYNDETIEIRKKEKHFLKLLHENKNIIVNYEMIQEYIWGEKFMTQNALKVFIKELRKKLPLNVIENIINEGYKLKVL